Proteins co-encoded in one Schistocerca cancellata isolate TAMUIC-IGC-003103 chromosome 5, iqSchCanc2.1, whole genome shotgun sequence genomic window:
- the LOC126188182 gene encoding putative transferase CAF17 homolog, mitochondrial has protein sequence MFTLLSRRSLKCFQLTALNSRTFTESFSKSRGNVYAVENLTQRGLLKVQGVDVHNFLQGLITNDIRHLESMNSIYTLFLNVKGRVMCDTIIYKTREENVLLIECDSSYIHLLQKHLKLYRVRRKIDIDVADDKLKVWVFYRPIDELDFSQGKVSYAKDIVSPETLGLYSHRDDVIICRDPRVAALGYRVVAPVDEIVHDTFARELGGSSLYDGFLNYRVHRYVLGIGEGICDLPPGVSFPLEANSDYLHGVSFHKGCYIGQELTARTHHTGVVRKRLMPVFFRSKPEIEIPSDAPIQLLDSSKKSVGKLRAVEGKVGLGLLRVTEAIAAKNITVMGIIGETCKPQWWPQEAPKDRLAVSREA, from the coding sequence ATGTTCACGCTACTGAGCAGGAGATCACTGAAATGTTTTCAACTTACCGCATTGAACAGTAGAACATTTACTGAATCATTTTCCAAATCAAGAGGAAATGTGTATGCTGTAGAAAATCTTACGCAACGTGGGCTTCTGAAGGTGCAAGGGGTTGATGTTCACAATTTTTTGCAAGGACTTATAACAAATGATATCCGTCATTTAGAAAGTATGAATTCTATTTACACGTTGTTTCTGAACGTAAAAGGACGTGTTATGTGTGATACAATAATTTATAAAACTAGAGAAGAAAATGTTCTTTTGATTGAATGTGATTCGTCTTACATTCATTTACTTCAAAAACATCTTAAGTTATACAGAGTACGCAGGAAAATCGACATAGATGTTGCTGACGATAAATTGAAAGTATGGGTTTTTTATAGACCGATTGATGAATTAGATTTCTCACAAGGGAAAGTTTCGTATGCCAAAGATATCGTATCACCTGAAACTCTTGGACTTTACAGTCATCGTGATGATGTGATCATATGTCGCGATCCAAGAGTAGCGGCACTGGGATATCGTGTTGTTGCTCCCGTAGATGAAATTGTTCATGATACTTTTGCAAGAGAATTAGGTGGTAGTTCATTATATGATGGATTCTTGAATTACAGAGTTCACAGATACGTTTTAGGAATAGGAGAAGGCATATGTGACCTACCACCTGGAGTGTCTTTCCCCTTGGAAGCAAATAGTGATTATCTGCATGGTGTAAGCTTTCACAAAGGTTGCTATATAGGACAAGAACTTACAGCACGAACACACCATACTGGTGTTGTTAGGAAACGCTTGATGCCAGTGTTTTTTAGGTCCAAACCAGAAATAGAAATACCATCTGATGCACCTATACAGCTACTAGACTCCTCCAAAAAATCAGTCGGTAAATTGAGGGCTGTGGAAGGTAAAGTTGGCCTGGGGCTGTTGAGAGTAACAGAAGCCATAGCAGCAAAAAATATTACTGTGATGGGCATTATAGGAGAGACTTGCAAACCACAGTGGTGGCCACAGGAAGCTCCAAAGGATCGCCTTGCTGTGAGCCGGGAAGCATGA